From the genome of Gracilinanus agilis isolate LMUSP501 chromosome 2, AgileGrace, whole genome shotgun sequence, one region includes:
- the TMEM254 gene encoding transmembrane protein 254 isoform X1, whose translation MEAKKEKGSRVPGAYFRRGSPVGMVITAIGFGYFAWVVFWPQSIPYQKLGPLGLFTQYLVDNHLVLLRNGYWLAWLIHVAESIYAMILCTKKGITNGQARLLWFLQTFFFGFASLSILIAYKPYYHKKK comes from the exons ATGGAGGCGAAGAAGGAGAAAGGTTCCAGGGTGCCTGGCGCTTATTTCAGGAGGGGCAGCCCAGTGGGCATGGTGATCACCGCCATAGGTTTCGGATACTTCGCG TGGGTAGTCTTCTGGCCTCAGAGTATCCCCTATCAGAAACTTGGGCCTCTTGGGCTCTTCACACAGTACTTGGTGGATAACCATTTGGTACTTTTACGTAATGG GTATTGGCTTGCCTGGTTGATTCATGTTGCAGAATCCATATATGCTATGATTCTATGCAC TAAAAAAGGTATCACAAATGGCCAGGCTCGACTATTATGGTTCCTGCAGACATTCTTCTTTGGATTTGCTTCTCTTTCCATCTTAATTGCATATAAACCATACTatcataaaaaaaagtaa
- the TMEM254 gene encoding transmembrane protein 254 isoform X2: MEAAGSGAAYFRRGSLFWFLVIVVSFGYHTWVVFWPQSIPYQKLGPLGLFTQYLVDNHLVLLRNGYWLAWLIHVAESIYAMILCTKKGITNGQARLLWFLQTFFFGFASLSILIAYKPYYHKKK, encoded by the exons ATGGAAGCAGCGGGCAGCGGTGCGGCCTACTTCAGGAGAGGTAGCCTCTTCTGGTTCCTGGTCATCGTGGTGTCCTTCGGTTACCACACG TGGGTAGTCTTCTGGCCTCAGAGTATCCCCTATCAGAAACTTGGGCCTCTTGGGCTCTTCACACAGTACTTGGTGGATAACCATTTGGTACTTTTACGTAATGG GTATTGGCTTGCCTGGTTGATTCATGTTGCAGAATCCATATATGCTATGATTCTATGCAC TAAAAAAGGTATCACAAATGGCCAGGCTCGACTATTATGGTTCCTGCAGACATTCTTCTTTGGATTTGCTTCTCTTTCCATCTTAATTGCATATAAACCATACTatcataaaaaaaagtaa